The Parcubacteria group bacterium genome window below encodes:
- a CDS encoding PilN domain-containing protein: MRIYLNLLPEYKKEEIKKKVAFLKIIRNEVLFAVPILAFFVILATVNFSLKLRMQEIGDSFRIDDSPKEYEELEKYEEKFKDINSKAMYKYKIQKNNLNWSGIFYKINDIIADDVYLSDLVTADYGMSLAGKAKTRDDFLKFQENIKAEECFSDVETPLSSLVSKENVGFQINFKIKEDCLKK, from the coding sequence ATGAGAATTTATCTCAATCTCCTTCCTGAATATAAGAAGGAAGAAATCAAAAAAAAGGTAGCTTTTTTAAAAATCATAAGAAATGAAGTTCTTTTCGCCGTTCCCATATTAGCATTTTTTGTAATTCTTGCGACAGTTAATTTTTCTTTAAAATTAAGGATGCAGGAGATAGGAGATAGCTTTAGGATAGATGATTCTCCGAAAGAATACGAAGAATTGGAAAAATATGAGGAAAAATTCAAAGATATTAATTCCAAAGCGATGTATAAATATAAAATACAGAAAAATAATTTAAATTGGTCGGGGATATTTTACAAAATCAATGATATCATTGCCGATGATGTGTATCTTAGTGATTTGGTTACTGCGGACTACGGCATGTCTTTAGCTGGAAAGGCGAAAACAAGAGATGATTTTCTTAAGTTTCAAGAAAATATTAAGGCAGAAGAATGCTTTTCCGATGTAGAAACGCCTCTTTCGAGCTTGGTGTCGAAAGAGAATGTCGGATTTCAAATTAATTTTAAGATAAAAGAAGATTGTTTAAAAAAATAA
- a CDS encoding VanW family protein has product MKKINFFYIFVLLLFSALVPKVLAVQTPTASVPATSLFSFKKLILSVKDQKETIPEEQLRNFVSIEPTLKISLKEKSEIENIHYCPSSLVLCSLLSNQRQMLMLRKETRTSANEEEIKDFLDALSEKFDKDPIDAKFQIGENGIIDFANSQEGIAIDIPKSIEVLSANLTSDEASEETKEISLPYDITEPKIKSSEANNLGINTIIGEGSSNFRGSPKNRIFNINVATEKFNGILIKPDEEFSFVKTLGEVDGEHGYAPELVIKKDKTEPEFGGGICQVSTTAFRAAINSGLKITLRRNHAYPVAYYNPQGMDATVYIPWPDLRFINNTPNNILIQTKIEGTVLKFQFFGTSDERKVEIIGPKILERNPDGSMKTTFTQKVYDKDGNSIIDDVFNSSYDSPSKYPHPGEEKLTTKPSGWSSKEWKKYKQTNDI; this is encoded by the coding sequence ATGAAAAAGATCAATTTCTTCTATATTTTTGTTTTACTGTTATTTTCGGCCTTGGTGCCTAAAGTTTTGGCTGTTCAAACGCCAACCGCAAGCGTTCCAGCCACTTCTCTTTTTAGCTTTAAAAAATTAATCCTATCAGTAAAGGACCAGAAGGAAACAATCCCCGAGGAACAACTAAGAAATTTCGTTTCAATTGAGCCTACGCTAAAGATCAGCCTAAAAGAAAAATCAGAAATAGAGAATATCCATTATTGCCCCTCTAGCTTAGTACTATGCAGTCTTTTGTCCAATCAGAGACAAATGCTGATGCTGAGAAAAGAGACGAGAACCTCAGCTAACGAAGAAGAGATTAAAGATTTTTTAGACGCTTTGTCTGAGAAATTTGATAAGGATCCGATTGATGCAAAATTCCAAATCGGAGAAAATGGTATTATTGATTTTGCCAATAGTCAAGAAGGAATTGCGATCGATATACCTAAAAGTATCGAGGTTTTATCTGCTAATTTGACCAGTGATGAAGCATCTGAGGAAACTAAAGAAATTTCACTGCCTTATGATATAACTGAACCAAAAATAAAATCTTCCGAGGCTAATAATCTAGGAATTAACACCATTATCGGCGAAGGGTCATCAAACTTCAGAGGTTCTCCGAAGAATAGAATTTTCAATATTAATGTTGCTACGGAAAAATTCAATGGAATTCTTATTAAGCCCGATGAAGAATTCTCGTTTGTAAAAACGCTAGGAGAAGTAGACGGAGAACACGGATATGCTCCTGAATTGGTAATTAAAAAAGACAAGACTGAACCGGAATTTGGAGGAGGAATCTGCCAAGTTTCCACAACAGCCTTCAGGGCTGCCATCAATAGCGGACTGAAAATAACTCTTCGAAGAAATCATGCTTACCCTGTCGCCTACTACAATCCTCAAGGAATGGACGCTACTGTTTATATCCCTTGGCCTGATTTAAGATTTATCAACAACACTCCTAATAATATTTTAATTCAAACCAAAATTGAAGGCACTGTTTTAAAATTCCAGTTTTTTGGCACCAGCGATGAGAGAAAAGTGGAAATTATCGGACCAAAAATTTTAGAAAGAAATCCTGACGGATCAATGAAAACTACCTTCACTCAAAAAGTATACGATAAAGACGGAAACTCAATAATTGATGATGTTTTTAACAGCAGCTATGATTCTCCAAGTAAATATCCTCATCCGGGAGAAGAAAAACTTACTACCAAGCCTAGTGGCTGGTCAAGCAAGGAATGGAAGAAATATAAGCAAACTAACGACATATAA
- a CDS encoding pilus assembly PilX N-terminal domain-containing protein produces the protein MTKSEIKENKRGSALAYALVIITVVMIILVSMLGYVVSQLKFSFNRAEKEEAFQIAEAGAYYYRWYLAYETSGKTPLDLENFWQGGTALGTSEPYPEIDYEGIGKYKLEVTAPEPGSTIVTVKSVGWTYKEPNMKRIVQVRFRRPSWSEYAMLSESFINVGDQAEIYGKTHSNTGIRFDGKAYNIVSALPCSFDDPSHGGHSKEFGVHTHKVPADPDAPSGCNWPEGTVPDRSDVFVAGREFPLSGITFSGVSSSFTTMEEATSKGNGKYFDSTGAGRRIILKTNGTYDICTVNFYWENSGSINNYLKNSGEGTCSTCSGECLSNYAIPDNGVIYVNDNVWVEGTINNKRVTIAAGGSQSDIYIGMSNIRYTNYDGSEIIGLVARRNITVIKDCPDNFIADAALIATSGQVGICQNFTSKNSITFNGAMASYLQPFMVHGSSGFGERIYNFDNNLLYFPPPYFPTGTEYSIDLWEEL, from the coding sequence ATGACAAAATCGGAAATTAAAGAAAATAAAAGAGGTTCGGCTCTGGCTTATGCCTTGGTTATCATAACTGTTGTTATGATTATTTTGGTATCTATGCTGGGATACGTTGTTTCTCAATTGAAGTTTAGTTTTAACCGGGCAGAAAAAGAAGAAGCTTTTCAAATAGCTGAAGCCGGAGCTTACTACTACCGCTGGTATTTAGCCTATGAAACTTCCGGAAAGACGCCCTTGGACCTTGAAAATTTTTGGCAAGGAGGAACGGCTCTGGGAACTTCGGAACCTTATCCAGAAATAGATTATGAAGGAATAGGAAAATACAAGCTTGAAGTTACTGCTCCGGAGCCAGGATCAACTATTGTAACCGTTAAATCGGTTGGATGGACGTATAAAGAACCGAATATGAAAAGAATAGTCCAGGTGAGATTTCGAAGGCCTTCTTGGAGTGAATATGCAATGCTAAGCGAGAGTTTTATCAATGTAGGAGATCAAGCCGAGATTTATGGGAAAACGCATTCAAATACCGGGATACGTTTTGATGGCAAAGCCTATAATATCGTAAGTGCGCTTCCATGTTCTTTTGACGATCCTTCCCATGGGGGTCACAGCAAAGAGTTTGGCGTTCATACTCACAAAGTTCCGGCTGATCCCGATGCTCCCAGCGGATGCAATTGGCCAGAAGGAACTGTTCCGGATCGCAGCGATGTTTTTGTGGCCGGAAGGGAATTTCCGCTTTCAGGAATAACTTTTAGCGGCGTCTCCTCCAGTTTTACGACTATGGAAGAAGCTACTTCCAAGGGAAATGGAAAATATTTTGATTCAACTGGAGCTGGAAGAAGGATTATTTTAAAGACCAATGGCACCTATGACATTTGCACAGTTAACTTTTATTGGGAAAATTCCGGTTCAATTAACAATTATTTGAAAAACAGCGGGGAAGGAACATGCTCAACTTGTAGCGGAGAATGCCTGAGTAATTATGCTATTCCTGATAACGGAGTAATCTATGTGAATGATAATGTTTGGGTAGAAGGTACTATAAACAACAAAAGAGTCACTATAGCGGCAGGAGGAAGCCAATCCGATATTTACATCGGGATGAGCAATATCCGTTATACGAATTACGATGGAAGCGAGATAATAGGATTGGTGGCTAGGCGCAATATCACTGTTATCAAAGATTGTCCCGATAATTTTATTGCTGATGCAGCTTTAATTGCTACATCCGGACAGGTGGGAATATGCCAGAATTTTACCAGTAAAAATTCAATTACTTTTAATGGAGCCATGGCATCATATCTCCAGCCTTTTATGGTTCACGGAAGTAGCGGATTTGGAGAAAGGATATACAACTTTGATAATAATCTTCTCTATTTTCCTCCCCCGTATTTTCCAACGGGCACGGAATATTCCATAGATTTGTGGGAAGAGCTATGA
- a CDS encoding type II secretion system F family protein, with the protein MPKYSYTAKNFEGAIKNGKAETKDEKALAQSLRSEGFLVTSIKLIEKEEKGSRISFFDRFGGVPLKEKMVFARNLSVMVSSGLPISKAVKNLSIQTKSKKFKKILLDIHEELERGETLSESLRKYPLVFSDLFVNMVKVGEAGGTLEESLNIVATQLEKDHDLIGKIRGAMMYPAVILIAMFGIGIIMMTFILPKLTSVFKDMDVELPSTTKALIATSDFMRNHSIIVVILFISFAVFLKLFWSSKLGKKFFGFLSIKMPVIKNLVIKINCARFARIYSSLLKSGVSVVEALKISSDTLENYFYKEAINDGIEKIQKGVSLSAIISSYPKIFPSLVPQMIEVGEETGKIESVLLKLAEFYEEEVNQITKNMSSIIEPVLMLLIGSAVGVFAVSMLQPMYSMMDSIK; encoded by the coding sequence ATGCCTAAATACAGCTACACAGCCAAAAATTTTGAAGGTGCCATTAAAAATGGAAAAGCAGAGACAAAAGACGAAAAGGCTTTAGCTCAGAGTCTTCGCAGTGAAGGTTTCTTGGTAACTTCCATAAAACTTATTGAAAAAGAAGAGAAAGGATCTAGGATTAGTTTTTTTGATCGTTTTGGAGGCGTTCCTTTGAAGGAGAAGATGGTTTTTGCCAGGAATCTTAGTGTTATGGTATCTTCCGGGCTTCCTATCTCTAAAGCGGTTAAAAATCTATCGATACAAACTAAAAGCAAAAAATTTAAAAAAATTCTTTTGGATATACACGAAGAGTTAGAGAGGGGGGAAACATTAAGCGAGAGTCTTAGGAAATACCCATTAGTTTTCAGTGATTTATTTGTAAATATGGTCAAAGTTGGAGAAGCCGGAGGAACACTGGAGGAATCTTTAAATATCGTCGCCACTCAGTTGGAAAAGGATCATGACTTAATTGGAAAGATAAGAGGCGCCATGATGTATCCAGCAGTTATTTTAATAGCTATGTTCGGAATAGGAATTATAATGATGACATTTATTTTGCCAAAACTGACCAGTGTTTTTAAGGATATGGATGTAGAGCTTCCTTCAACAACAAAAGCACTAATCGCAACGAGCGATTTTATGAGAAATCATAGCATTATAGTCGTTATTCTTTTTATTTCTTTTGCTGTATTTTTAAAATTATTTTGGAGTTCAAAGTTAGGAAAAAAGTTTTTTGGATTTTTGTCGATAAAAATGCCAGTTATTAAAAATCTCGTTATAAAAATAAATTGCGCTCGTTTTGCCAGAATTTACAGTTCACTTTTAAAAAGCGGAGTCTCGGTGGTAGAAGCGCTGAAAATTTCATCCGACACGTTGGAAAATTATTTCTATAAAGAGGCTATCAATGATGGAATAGAGAAAATACAGAAAGGCGTCAGTCTTAGCGCCATTATTTCTTCCTATCCAAAAATTTTCCCCTCCCTAGTTCCTCAAATGATTGAAGTGGGAGAGGAAACAGGAAAAATAGAGTCGGTTTTGCTAAAGCTAGCTGAGTTTTATGAGGAAGAAGTAAATCAAATTACCAAGAATATGTCTTCCATTATCGAGCCTGTGCTGATGTTGCTCATTGGGTCGGCGGTAGGTGTTTTTGCGGTTTCTATGCTTCAGCCGATGTATAGTATGATGGATAGCATAAAATAA
- a CDS encoding carboxypeptidase-like regulatory domain-containing protein: MKNKIQKTKSNGFALIEALVLLFIFVLVTLSFYSVISVGTRYIQDAKNRLGAIALANEKMETVRNLKYDDIGTTGGEIEGNISQDENVIENTKQYAVHTLVEYVDDSLDGIAENDSVWWADYKKVTITASWSNSGLSSGSVILSSLFPPPGREVEHPGDGILSVDVYSDQGEETGVPDSYVQVQNSETGLNTAKDTNNSGYAVFMGSNINDSIQKYEIIVSKPGYETVSTMPPYPITSYIPDFPYASVVTGDGKVNVAYIIQNKLAENLTVSTENYLGESLSNIDFHLIGGKKIGKYPEDPFNVVYNLDSDEKTNEDGEKDFGATSPGDYIFSLVGSALANYEIISVDPSLQFSLSPDQSLNFKVKLASRSDTSILVKVIDINGSPISGAQVKLSNASGYDATQSSTSEGKAFFPTASDLFASGTYDLEITADGFQNNNFQATVSTSQLKIETVTLSAS; the protein is encoded by the coding sequence TTGAAAAACAAAATCCAAAAAACAAAAAGTAATGGGTTCGCTCTAATTGAGGCCTTAGTCTTGCTTTTTATTTTTGTACTGGTAACATTATCTTTTTATTCCGTAATATCTGTTGGTACCAGATACATACAAGATGCTAAAAATCGCTTAGGCGCGATTGCTTTAGCCAATGAGAAGATGGAAACTGTAAGGAATTTAAAATATGATGATATTGGAACAACTGGAGGAGAAATAGAAGGAAACATTTCCCAAGATGAAAACGTTATTGAGAATACCAAGCAATATGCCGTCCATACATTAGTTGAATATGTGGATGATTCGCTCGATGGAATAGCTGAAAATGATTCTGTCTGGTGGGCTGATTATAAAAAAGTTACTATCACTGCCTCCTGGAGTAATAGCGGCTTGTCAAGTGGGAGCGTGATTCTTTCTTCTTTATTTCCTCCTCCTGGACGGGAAGTTGAACATCCCGGAGACGGCATACTTTCAGTAGATGTTTATAGCGACCAAGGAGAAGAAACGGGGGTTCCTGACTCTTATGTTCAGGTGCAGAATTCAGAGACTGGGCTGAATACCGCAAAAGATACAAACAATTCCGGTTACGCGGTTTTTATGGGAAGCAATATTAATGATTCAATTCAAAAATATGAAATTATAGTAAGCAAGCCAGGGTATGAGACGGTTAGCACGATGCCTCCGTATCCAATAACTTCATATATTCCTGATTTTCCTTATGCCTCTGTCGTTACTGGGGACGGAAAGGTTAATGTAGCTTATATTATTCAAAATAAATTGGCAGAAAATCTGACTGTTTCTACTGAAAATTATTTGGGAGAATCTTTGTCTAATATAGACTTTCATCTGATCGGAGGGAAAAAAATAGGAAAATATCCGGAAGATCCTTTTAACGTTGTTTATAATCTTGATTCTGATGAAAAAACTAACGAGGATGGAGAAAAAGATTTTGGCGCAACAAGTCCGGGAGACTATATTTTTTCTCTTGTTGGATCCGCACTCGCAAACTATGAAATAATATCAGTCGATCCTTCTTTGCAATTTAGCCTTTCCCCTGATCAATCGCTTAATTTTAAAGTCAAGCTGGCCAGTAGGAGCGATACCTCTATTTTGGTCAAAGTGATAGATATCAACGGTTCTCCGATTTCCGGAGCACAGGTAAAATTAAGTAATGCCAGCGGATATGACGCTACGCAATCATCGACAAGTGAAGGAAAGGCATTTTTCCCGACTGCAAGCGATTTATTTGCCAGCGGAACTTATGATCTTGAAATAACAGCTGATGGGTTTCAAAATAATAATTTCCAAGCAACAGTTAGCACAAGTCAGTTAAAAATAGAAACAGTAACTTTGTCAGCTTCATAG
- a CDS encoding Hsp20/alpha crystallin family protein has product MTKVKKSFLEILTGAKKIDEEENTSMPIYAEEETEMIMNNRPDLMAQPERSPSSNSWTSASDVEGQLTIDVYQTETDIVIKSTIAGVKPEDLDVAINNDMVTIRGERKNEEMVGSENYYYQECYWGSFSRSVVLPVDIISEKAEASLKNGILTIRLPKADINKIKRIQVRGF; this is encoded by the coding sequence ATGACTAAAGTAAAAAAATCTTTTTTGGAAATCCTAACCGGAGCAAAAAAAATAGATGAGGAAGAAAACACCTCGATGCCTATTTATGCTGAAGAAGAAACGGAAATGATAATGAATAATCGGCCCGACCTCATGGCTCAGCCAGAAAGATCACCCAGTTCAAACTCCTGGACAAGCGCAAGCGATGTCGAAGGACAACTCACAATTGATGTATATCAGACAGAAACCGATATTGTGATAAAATCCACTATTGCCGGAGTAAAACCGGAAGATCTAGACGTGGCTATTAACAATGACATGGTTACTATTCGAGGAGAAAGAAAAAATGAAGAAATGGTCGGCAGCGAAAATTATTATTATCAGGAATGCTATTGGGGATCATTTTCCAGATCAGTTGTTCTCCCGGTAGACATTATTTCCGAAAAAGCCGAGGCTTCGCTCAAAAACGGGATTCTCACCATAAGACTTCCTAAAGCTGACATCAATAAGATTAAAAGAATTCAGGTTAGAGGATTCTAG
- a CDS encoding prepilin-type N-terminal cleavage/methylation domain-containing protein gives MIFEKKAQFKKGLTLVEMLVAIAIFGIGMEGFTLLFSRVWRTNSYALEMGQSSMAVSQGLSRTMNYIRGARQADNGSYPIKSADDNDLVIYSDYDKDGITERVHLYKSNQNILMGIRDPTGTIPKTYPAGDQTTAIIANSIVNDEDTPIFYYYNKDYPGDSEDNPMSTPAEISNVRLMKIYLEININPDRAPDNIKMQSFVEIRNLNDYDKIGN, from the coding sequence ATGATTTTTGAAAAGAAAGCACAATTCAAAAAAGGACTTACTCTGGTCGAAATGTTGGTGGCCATAGCAATTTTTGGTATTGGAATGGAAGGATTTACTCTTCTTTTTTCCCGGGTTTGGAGAACTAACTCGTATGCATTGGAAATGGGGCAGTCATCTATGGCAGTTTCTCAGGGTCTAAGCAGAACAATGAATTATATTCGCGGGGCCAGACAAGCTGACAATGGTTCTTATCCAATAAAATCAGCCGATGACAACGATCTCGTCATTTATTCTGATTATGACAAAGATGGAATAACAGAAAGGGTGCATCTCTATAAAAGTAATCAAAATATTTTAATGGGAATAAGAGATCCTACTGGCACAATACCCAAAACATATCCTGCTGGAGATCAGACAACAGCCATTATCGCTAATTCTATTGTAAACGATGAGGATACGCCGATTTTTTATTATTACAATAAAGATTATCCTGGAGATTCTGAAGATAACCCAATGAGCACCCCGGCGGAAATTTCAAATGTCCGGCTAATGAAAATATATTTGGAAATAAACATAAACCCCGACAGGGCTCCGGATAATATTAAAATGCAGTCTTTTGTAGAAATTAGAAATCTTAATGATTATGACAAAATCGGAAATTAA
- a CDS encoding PrsW family glutamic-type intramembrane protease, which translates to MNILKSFFLGILGALGALVLEIITLSSPTSMLTDTETISREITSFGYFFFLAIIIEEFLKYLLVYKAIAKTNAGKNIVLNSLFFGFGFSMLEMFLIYWSCQNGSPLDLIGLSGIVIIHISTATLMGYFISKNTVNFISGLFFGFIPAFLIHSAYNILKISEIARQKEITIILLASLIFLDIFLLVKSKIAYNIESI; encoded by the coding sequence ATGAATATTCTAAAATCATTTTTTCTTGGAATTCTGGGAGCACTAGGAGCGTTAGTTTTGGAAATAATAACCCTGAGCTCCCCTACTTCAATGCTTACTGACACAGAGACAATCTCCAGGGAGATCACATCTTTCGGCTACTTTTTTTTCCTTGCCATCATAATTGAAGAATTTTTAAAATATTTATTAGTTTACAAAGCTATCGCCAAAACAAACGCAGGGAAAAATATTGTCTTAAACTCTTTATTTTTTGGTTTTGGTTTTTCTATGCTGGAGATGTTTCTTATATACTGGAGCTGCCAAAATGGATCTCCCTTGGACTTGATCGGACTTTCTGGAATAGTAATAATTCACATCTCAACCGCAACACTGATGGGCTATTTCATAAGCAAAAATACCGTTAATTTCATTTCTGGGCTATTCTTCGGTTTTATCCCCGCTTTTCTAATTCATTCAGCCTATAATATTCTCAAAATAAGCGAAATTGCGCGCCAAAAGGAAATTACAATCATATTGTTAGCATCATTAATTTTTCTGGATATTTTCCTTTTGGTCAAATCAAAAATTGCCTATAATATCGAGTCAATTTAA
- the pilM gene encoding type IV pilus assembly protein PilM: protein MSIWDKKIFNFSYGAFGLDLSDLSVKVVQMKESGGKKEVISFGSEDISQGSIVDGEIIKQDNVVNAIKKAVNGACPHKIKTKKVICSLPETKAFLRIINLPQIKTEEVQEAIKWEIEANIPMSVDQVYYDWQVLDRNFISEKGKMSVLVVAFSKKVIDQFLETIELAGLEVVGMEIESIAQARSLLREDDERASLVVDLGDRRTSLLIIIANIPCFTSSIPISGSGMTDAIAKMLSVNFEEAEKTKIAYGIGSISQQDVIFRSVKSILDGLSSEMEKTIDFYLSSLNYSTSVERIIMCGGGSNMQGIIPYLSKKLNREIEIGNPWVNFLYSEKIPIIDKNKSVQYSTAIGLALKGLYL, encoded by the coding sequence ATGAGTATTTGGGACAAAAAAATTTTTAATTTTTCTTATGGAGCATTCGGATTGGATTTAAGCGATCTTTCGGTTAAAGTTGTCCAAATGAAAGAAAGCGGAGGAAAAAAAGAAGTAATAAGTTTTGGGTCCGAAGATATATCGCAAGGAAGTATTGTTGATGGAGAGATCATAAAACAGGACAATGTCGTAAACGCTATCAAAAAAGCAGTGAATGGAGCGTGCCCTCATAAAATAAAAACCAAAAAAGTTATTTGTTCTTTGCCTGAAACCAAGGCATTTCTCAGAATAATCAATCTTCCTCAAATAAAAACTGAAGAAGTCCAGGAGGCTATAAAATGGGAAATAGAAGCCAATATCCCAATGTCAGTAGATCAGGTTTATTATGATTGGCAGGTTCTAGATAGAAATTTTATTTCTGAAAAAGGCAAGATGAGTGTTTTGGTAGTGGCATTTTCTAAAAAAGTTATTGATCAATTTTTGGAAACTATTGAACTAGCTGGTCTGGAGGTAGTAGGGATGGAAATAGAATCGATTGCTCAAGCCAGGAGCTTGCTCAGAGAAGACGACGAGAGAGCTTCCTTGGTTGTTGATTTAGGCGACAGAAGAACTAGCCTCTTGATTATCATTGCCAACATTCCGTGTTTTACTTCCAGCATCCCTATTTCTGGAAGCGGGATGACTGATGCGATTGCAAAAATGCTGAGTGTAAATTTTGAAGAAGCGGAGAAAACAAAAATAGCCTATGGAATAGGATCGATTTCCCAACAAGATGTAATCTTTAGATCAGTAAAATCGATCCTGGATGGTTTATCGTCAGAGATGGAAAAGACGATCGATTTTTATCTCAGCAGCTTAAATTACTCAACTTCTGTAGAAAGAATAATAATGTGCGGAGGCGGTTCTAATATGCAGGGAATTATTCCATATCTTTCAAAAAAACTTAATAGGGAAATAGAAATAGGCAATCCTTGGGTCAACTTTTTATATTCAGAAAAGATTCCCATAATAGACAAAAATAAATCGGTTCAATATTCAACGGCTATCGGGTTGGCATTAAAGGGGTTATATTTATGA